The following coding sequences lie in one Trichoderma breve strain T069 chromosome 1, whole genome shotgun sequence genomic window:
- a CDS encoding major facilitator superfamily domain-containing protein — translation MDAGNHASEKAEVEKIQDVAAGNLTTGSEPALGTFADVDEKKILRKMDIRLLPMLSALYLLSFLDRGNIGNAKIEGLQEDLNMSPGQYNWCLTVFFFTYAAFEVPSNLLLKKLRPSRWLPLIMVCWGVVMTLMGIVQSFRGLLAARLFLGVTEAGLFPGVAYYLTMWYCREEIQLRQALFFSAASVAGAFSGILAFGISKMDGVGGLAGWRWIFILEGIATVLVAAMAFFFLHDFPETAKFLTEDERAFVVHRLKYQGQVGQAQVAQAEEFEWKYVRQAFTDWQVWVNIFVYWSIVCPLYGISLFLPTIIKSLHYTSSTAQLMTVPIYVVAAILAVISAYFSDRVGKRSPFIIGFLLMMIIGFSMCIASSNPHVVYGGIFIAACAIYPAFPGVITWLCNNLSGSYKRSAGMAIQIGVGNLGGAMASNFYRQADGPRFILGHGLELGFICMGIVASCILIFSYYTVNKKREQKLADGEAANFTSEELSALGDRAITFRYMF, via the exons ATGGACGCCGGAAACCATGCCTCTGAGAAGGCAGAGGTTGAGAAGATTCAAGATGTAGCGGCAGGCAACCTCACAACAGGCTCTGAGCCTGCTCTCGGAACCTTTGCCGACgttgatgaaaagaagattcTGCGCAAG ATGGATATCCGATTACTGCCAATGCTTTCGGCTCTATATCTCCTCTCGTTTCTCGACC GCGGAAATATTGGCAATGCCAAAATCGAAGGACTTCAGGAAGACCTCAACATGTCGCCGGGCCAGTACAACTGGTGTCTcaccgtcttcttttttaccTATGCAGCGTTCGAGGTTCCTAGCAACctgctcttgaagaagctgcgcCCTAGCCGCTGGTTGCCATTGATCATGGTCTGTTGGGGTGTTGTCATGACTCTCATGGGTATCGTCCAGAGCTTTCGGGGTCTGTTGGCGGCTCGTTTGTTCCTGGGAGTAACAGAAGCTGGCCTGTTTCCCGGCGTGGCT TACTACCTGACAATGTGGTACTGCCGTGAGGAGATTCAGCTCCGCCaagcgctcttcttctctgccgcctcCGTCGCCGGAGCGTTCAGTGGCATTTTGGCCTTTGGAATCAGTAAAATGGACGGCGTCGGCGGACTTgctggctggagatggatttTCATCCTGGAGGGCATCGCGACTGTACTTGTCGCAGCCatggccttctttttccttcaCGATTTTCCCGAAACCGCAAAGTTCCTTACGGAGGACGAGCGTGCTTTTGTTGTTCATCGTCTGAAATACCAAGGCCAGGTAGGCCAGGCTCAAGTAGCACAAGCCGAAGAATTCGAATGGAAGTATGTTCGTCAAGCTTTTACCGATTGGCAAGTCTGGGTCAACATTTTCGTTTACTGGAGT ATTGTTTGTCCCCTCTACGGCatctccctctttcttcccaccatcatcaagtCTCTGCATTACACATCGAGTACCGCCCAGTTAATGACGGTACCCATCTACGTTGTTGCTGCTATCCTAGCTGTCATCAGCGCCTACTTTTCTGACAGGGTCGGGAAGCGCAGCCCCTTCATCATTGGTTTCctcttgatgatgataatcGGCTTCTCCAT GTGTATCGCTTCGTCGAATCCGCATGTTGTTTATGGTGGTATATTCATTGCTGCTTGTGCCATTTATCCTGCATTTCCTGGAGTTATCACATGGCTATGTAACAACTTGTCTGGGAGTTACAAGCGCAGCGCTGGAATGGCTATTCAAATCGGGGTCGGAAATCTTGGAGGT GCCATGGCATCCAACTTTTACCGTCAGGCTGATGGTCCCCGGTTCATCCTAGGACATGGCTTGgagcttggcttcatctgTATGGGGATCGTCGCCAGCTGCATCCTAATCTTCAGCTACTACACCGTGAACAAGAAGCGCGAGCAAAAGCTGGCGGATGGAGAGGCGGCCAATTTTACGTCAGAGGAGTTGTCGGCTTTGGGAGATAGAGCCATCACGTTTCGTTACATGTTCTAG